The following coding sequences lie in one Oncorhynchus masou masou isolate Uvic2021 chromosome 20, UVic_Omas_1.1, whole genome shotgun sequence genomic window:
- the LOC135506521 gene encoding syntaxin-3-like, translating to MKDRLEQLKAKSDVAGDDVEIPVENQAFMDDFFAQIEEIRSSIDKIDESVAQAKKLYSTILSAPTPEQKTQDDLEAVTNDIKKAAGTARNKLKSIEKQLETNTEERSSADTRIRKSQHAILAKKFVEVMTKYNEAQTDFRDKSKGRIARQLEITGKTTTDEELEEMLEGGNAAVFTAGIMESGISKQALNEIEARHKDIVRLESSIKELHDMFVDIAMLVENQGGMIDKIESNMDQSVGFVERAVADTKKAAKFQQEARRKQMMIMCCCVILCVIGGSFLYSFIK from the exons AAAAGTGATGTGGCTGGGGATGATGTGGAGATTCCAGTGGAGAACCAAGCCTTTATGGATGACTTCTTCGCCCAG ATTGAGGAGATTCGCAGTAGCATCGACAAGATAGATGAGAGTGTGGCGCAAGCAAAGAAGCTGTACTCGACCATCCTCTCCGCCCCGACACCAGAGCAGA AAACGCAGGATGATTTGGAGGCAGTCACCAACGACATCAAGAAAGCAGCCGGCACCGCTCGCAACAAACTAAAGA GTATCGAGAAGCAACTTGAGACAAACACAGAGGAGCGGTCGTCAGCAGACACCAGGATTCGGAAGTCCCAG CATGCCATCCTGGCCAAGAAGTTTGTGGAGGTGATGACCAAGTACAACGAGGCTCAGACAGATTTTAGAGACAAGAGCAAAGGCCGCATTGCCCGGCAGCTGGAGATCA CGGGAAAAACAACGACCGACGAGGAGCTGGAGGAGATGTTGGAAGGAGGGAACGCAGCCGTCTTCACCGCAGGG ATCATGGAGTCGGGTATATCGAAGCAGGCGTTGAATGAGATCGAGGCGCGGCATAAAGATATTGTGAGACTGGAGAGCAGCATCAAAGAGCTTCATGACATGTTCGTGGACATTGCTATGCTGGTGGAGAACCAG GGTGGTATGATTGACAAGATTGAGAGCAACATGGACCAATCGGTGGGCTTCGTAGAGCGGGCTGTTGCCGACACCAAGAAAGCAGCCAAATTTCAGCAGGAGGCCCGTAGG AAGCAGATGATGATCATGTGCTGCTGTGTCATTCTCTGTGTCATCGGAGGGTCCTTCCTCTACAGCTTCATCAAATAG